One genomic segment of Deinococcus arcticus includes these proteins:
- the ribF gene encoding riboflavin biosynthesis protein RibF, whose amino-acid sequence MKTYVSPSQRPNTATAVAIGSFDGVHLGHQALIAQLKAKAREHRVPSVVYTFDPPTRVLTQGVEFLSTLPEKLDLLARYGVDETIAAAFTSEFASRPKDAFLDDLRTLRPHTIVVGEDFHFGKGRAGSAEDLKTVAPEVVVVPIHGLGGEDIKSTRVREYLKAGDVDGARRLLGRHYDAQGVVVSGDHLGRTLGWPTANIQVPDGKALPLGVFAVVALGDHGRWHGVANVGFRPTVDGRTRRFEVHLFDFEGDLYGQELQIKFFTKLRGEQKFSGLDELKAQIARDAQAAREALKDVR is encoded by the coding sequence GTGAAAACCTACGTCTCGCCCTCGCAGCGCCCGAACACCGCCACCGCCGTGGCCATCGGCTCGTTTGACGGCGTGCATCTGGGCCACCAGGCCCTGATTGCCCAGCTGAAGGCCAAGGCGCGCGAGCACCGTGTGCCCAGCGTGGTCTACACCTTCGATCCGCCCACCCGCGTGCTCACGCAGGGCGTGGAGTTCCTGTCCACGCTGCCCGAAAAGCTGGACCTGCTGGCCCGCTACGGCGTGGACGAGACGATTGCCGCCGCCTTTACCTCCGAATTCGCCTCGCGTCCCAAGGACGCCTTTTTAGACGATCTGCGCACCCTGCGGCCCCATACGATTGTGGTGGGCGAGGACTTTCATTTTGGCAAGGGCCGGGCCGGCAGCGCCGAGGACCTGAAAACGGTGGCCCCCGAGGTGGTGGTGGTGCCCATTCATGGCCTGGGGGGCGAGGACATCAAGAGCACCCGGGTGCGCGAGTACCTGAAAGCAGGTGACGTGGACGGCGCCCGGCGCCTGCTGGGCCGCCACTACGACGCGCAGGGCGTGGTAGTGAGCGGCGACCACCTGGGCCGCACCCTGGGCTGGCCCACGGCGAACATTCAGGTGCCGGACGGCAAGGCGCTGCCGCTGGGCGTGTTCGCCGTGGTGGCGCTGGGCGACCACGGGCGCTGGCACGGCGTGGCGAATGTGGGTTTCCGGCCCACGGTGGATGGCCGCACCCGCCGCTTCGAGGTGCATCTGTTCGATTTTGAAGGTGACCTGTACGGGCAGGAGCTGCAGATCAAATTCTTTACAAAGTTGCGCGGCGAGCAGAAGTTCAGCGGCCTGGATGAACTGAAGGCCCAGATTGCCCGGGATGCCCAGGCGGCCCGGGAGGCCCTGAAGGACGTGCGGTAA